The bacterium sequence GGGCCGAAGCCGGCGCGACGGAGGAGATGCGCGGCTTTACGCGCGTCCCATGGATCGGCGGACGAGGGAGCAAACGGGTCGAGGACCCCGGGCATACCGAAACCTCCCCCAGCAGGAAGACTCCCCGCGCCGAGTGGGCCGGCGCGGCTTTCTCCTTAAGCGCGGGAAACGCGGCCTGAGTTCCCTCGAAAATCCGACCGGACCTGCTCGAGCACGGCGGGGGAGGCAAGCAGGTCGATCGCCGACATGACCATGACCTTCGCGTCGTTCAGCATCCCGGCGAGGCCGATCTCGGCCTTCCCGGCCTCGAGCGCCTCCCGCGTGTGCATGCCGACGCCGGGCGGACACGTGGGAAGCGTGTAGCTGACGGTGGGCACGGCCTGGCTCAGGTTGCCGAGATCCGTCGAGGCGCCGACGAAACGCTCCCGCATCTCGAACCCGAGCGCCGCCGCGTTGTCGCGCACGACGGCGGCAAGGGCCGGGACGTAGCGAAACGAATCGAAAAAGACGCCGCGCGAGGTCTCGACACGGGCGCCCGTCGCTTCCGCGGCCGCCCGGGCACACGCCTCCACGCGCTCCGCGAGGTAGCGGACGTACTCGCCGTCTGGGGCGCGTACGCCGAACTTCGCCGCGGCCCGCTCCGGAATGATGTTGACCGCCTGACCGCCGTCGGTAATGATCCCGTGGATACGGGAGTCCGGCTTCAGTTGCTGACGCAGCGCGCCGATGCCGTTGAACGTCAGAATCACCGCGTCCAGGGCATTGACGCCGTTCCACGGCCCGGCCGCCGCGTGGGCAGGTTTTCCGGTAAACGCGATGTCGATACCCTGAACGGCGAGGCAGCCGGTCGCGACCGACTCGTCAGCCCCCGCGTGATACTGCAGGGCGACGTCCAGACCCTCAAACGCGCCGCGCTCGAGCATCAACACTTTGCCGCCGCCGCCTTCCTCCGCCGGCGTGCCGTAGTAGGCGATCGTCCCGGGCAGGTCCGGCAGCACGGTGCGCAGCGCGGCAGCCGCGGCCATCATCCCCGCGGCCATCAAATTATGCCCGCAGGCGTGGCCGAGTCCGGCGAGGGCGTCGTATTCGGCGATCAACCCGACCGTCGGGCCCGGCCCGCGGCCGGCCGCCCGCGCGACGATCGCCGTCTCGATGTCGGCGACCCCGCGCCGCACGGTGTAGCCGTGGCGCTCGAGCGCTTCGCCGACCCATGCCGCCGCCTGGCGCTCCTCGAAGCCGAGTTCCGGGTGGGCATGGATGCGCAGCGCCAGTTCGCGCGCTTCCGCGGCCACCGCGTCCAGCGCCGCGAGGGCCCGCGTCTTCAAGGACGTGGTGTCGGCATCGGCGGGGCGGGGGCTCATCGGGTCGACCTCCTTTTACTTATGGCGGGAGGCGACCGCGGGCCGCCTATCGCCCCGCTCACGCGGGACCGGCGGCGCGGGACGATCGTAACGCAGACGCCGCGCCGCCTCGCGCAACCGGGCGTCCGTTACCTCATAGTAGACCTGCGTCGTCACCGGGCTCTGGTGACCGAGCAGCCGCTGCGCCTCCTCGATGCCGAGCCCGATGTTGGCCATTTGCTGCCCGGCCGTGTGACGCAAATGGTGGAAGGCGATCCCGTCCGGGATCGGCACGCGCGCCCGGGCGGCGTACTGCTTGAAGATCTTCTCCACGCTCGCGTAGTGCAGCCGCGCGCGCCTGCGCTGAAACGGCATCCGGAAGAACAAGGCGGTCGTCGCCACGGTGGGCCGGACCGCGACCCACCGCGCGAGCGCGGCCCGCGCGTCGGCCGTGAGCGGCAGCACCTGCTCCTTGCCCCCCTTGCGCCAGACCACAATCGCGGCGCGGTCGGGATCCGCGAGCGCGATGACCCGCTCGATGTCGAGCCGGATGACCTCGCTGACCCTTAGACCCATGAGCCCCAGTTCGGCCATCGCGCGATCGCGCAGCACCCGCGGCTGGTCGCCTTCGAAGGCGTCGCGGAACCGCGCGACCTGCTCTTCCGTCCACCACCGGTGCACGCGTTTGGTGCGCCGGGGCGGCCGCAGATCAAGGGCGACGGAGAACTGACGCCCCTGGCGCCGGCGGAGCCATTCGTAGAACTGACGCAGCCCCGTGATCCGGCGGGCGCGGGTCGCCGTTGCGAGACCGGCTTCGGTCATGCGGCGGGTAAACCGGAGGAGATCGTCGGGCCGCGCGCCCTCGAGATTGCCCTCCACGTAGGCGGCGAAGTCTCCGACGTCCCTGACGTAGGCGACGCGCGTGTTGACGGAGCGCCCGTTGCCCTCGAGATCGGTCCACCACTCGAGGAGCAGGGGATGCGTCGACGGAACCGGGGACCTGAGCCGCCGGCGTGCTGGCATCTGTCGACCTCCGGATACGCTGCTGCGACTGTTGGCGGGCCGCGGGACTCCCGACGGGATAATGTCCGGCCGCGGAGGGGTTCGCAGCACCGGCGGGCTTCTCCTGTTGCCGGAGGGCTTGGGGGCGCGCCCGGCCAAGAAGAAGGACCGTGCCGCGCCCCGAGGCGCGGCCGGAGCAGGGGGACGACAATGGAACAGCGGGTCGTATGCGCAACGTGCGGCAAACCGTACGCGCCCGGGGCGAAACCGTGGTTTGAGCGGATCGAGGGCGACATCACGAGCGGCCGTACGGACGCGCCGCTGCGCCACGTCCTGTTGTGCCCGGACGACTACGCGAAGCTGCCTCCGCGCTCGCGCATGGCGTGGCACGAGTACACCGGCCGCACGCAGGGACCGACGCGGGAGAGGCGTCCGGGACGTCTCGGCGAGTCCGCGTAGGACCACGCCGGAACGCATGCCACGACGCGGGGCCCGGAAGACTCCGGGCCCCGCGTCGTTTGTCCGGGCGAGACCGCCCGCGCCGAAGCGCTACTTCGCCGCGGCGATCACCGATTCTCTGAGGATCGCCGAGATCCGGTCGATCGTCTCTTCGGGCGTCATGAGCGGCGGGGCGACGCAGATCGTGTCGCCGACCGCGGGATCGGCCGACCCGGCCCGGATTCTCGCGATGAGGCCGCGCGACCGGGCTTCCCGCACGACGCGGCCGCCGAGCCCGAGGGCCGGCTTCTTGGTCTTCTTGTCCTCCACCAATTCGACGGCGCACATGAGCCCGAGCCCCCGCACGTCTCCGACCGGCGCCAGGTCGCGCAGCGTCTCCAATCCGGCCAGCAGCCGGCGTCCGATCACGGCGGCGCGCTCGACCAAGCCCTCGCGCTCCATGATGCCGACGTTCGCGAGCCCCACGGCGCAGCACACCGGATGGCCGGAGTAGGTGGCCGCGTGCATGTACTTCTGGTCGGCCGGCGCTTCAAGGAGCGTGCCGTGCACCCGCTCCGAGAGGATGATGCCGCCGAGCGGGAGGTACGCGCTCGTGACGCCCTTCGCAAACGAAACGATGTCCGGCTCGACGTCCCAATGCCCCAGCGCGAACCAGCGTCCGGTGCGCCCGAAGCCGGTGATCACCTCGTCGGCGATGAACAGCACGTCGTATTTGTTGCAGATCGCGCGGACCCGCTGGAAGTAGCCGGGGGGCGGGGGAATGACGCCGCCGGCGCCCTGCACGGGTTCCGCGATGAACGCCGCCACGGTGTCCGGGCCTTCGCGGACGATCGCCTGTTCGAGCGCATCCGCGGCCTCGGCCGCGACGTCGCCGCCGGTCGGCCAGCGATACGCGTACGGCGCCGGGATCTGGACGAAGTTGGGCACGAGGGGCCCGAACATTTTGTGGAACGCGGCCATCCCGGTCGCGCTCATGGCGGCCATCGTCACGCCGTGATATCCGTGCACGCGCGAGATGATTTTGACCTTATCGGGGTTGCCCCGGACCTTCCAGTAGAAGCGGGCCGTCTTGAACGCGGATTCGTTCGACTCCGCCCCGCCGGTCGTGAAGTAGACGCCCGACGAGCTCGGGTAGGCGAGGTGGACGAGGCGCTCCGCCAGCCGGATGGACGGGATGTTCGCCGCGCCGATGTAGCTCGAGTTGAAGGCGAGCCGGCGCATCTGGTCGGCCGCGGCCTCCGCGAGCTCGGCCCGGCCGTGCCCGATGTTGACGTTCCAGAGGCTCGACAGCCCGTCGATGTACTCGCGGCCGTCCGCGTCCTTAAGCATCGCACCGCGGCCTTCGACGATGAGCACGGCGTTCTGGTGGTCGCTGGGGTGGTGCAGCGGGTGGATCAGGTGACGCTGGTCCTGCGCGATCAGTTCCCTCGTGGTGGCCATACACGCTCCCTCCGACGCGACGACTGCTGCGATACTGTTCTCTGCGGGCCGAGGGGTCCCTGTACCCTCAGCCGCCCGCGACGACGCACCAGTCGCGATCGACGTCGCCGAGCCCCTCGCAGCCGTCGCGTGTGACGACCACGCTGTCCTCGATCTTGATGTGGCCCACGTCCGGGTGGCGGACTTCCGTCTCGATCGACAGGACCATGCCGGGCTCGAGGCGGCGGGGGCCGTCCTCGGCGACGACCGGCGGTTCGTGGCTCACCATCCCGAGTCCGTGGACCAGCAGGCGGCCGTACTCGGCGGCGGGACCGGTCTTGACCGCGTCCGTGCCGGTATGCCAGACTTCACCGCACGTGACGCCCGGCCCCACCGCGGCGCGCACGCGGGTCTGCGCGGCGACGCAGACCTCGAACAACGCGGCGGCTTCCGCAGGCGGCGCGCCGACCGAGCCCATGCGGGCGACGTCGGCGACGTACTCGTCGAGTTCGGCCCCCACGTCGAGGTGCATCGGTCGTCCGCGCCCCCATGGCTCAGACGACGGCGCGCGGAGCAGCCCCGGGCCCACGTTGACGAGCGAGTAGAGAAACCCGGCGCCGCGCTCCCCGACGTGCCGCTGGATCTTCGCCGAGATCTCGCCCGTCGTATCGGAGGCGGTGCTCTCGTAAAAGGCGCGCCGGATGACCTCCGCGGTGAGGCGGTGGACGTCGCGCAGGCGCTCCAACTCGCGCGGCTGCTTGATCGCCCGCAGCTCTCCGAGCAGCGGCGCGGCGTTCACGAACGTCGCCTCGGGCAGCTCGCGGCGAAGGGCGTCGTAGGCGTCGGCGGGGAGGAACGAGGACTCGATCGCGACGGTGGCCGCGCCGTGGCCGCCCGCGCGCAAGGCGCGGGCGGCCACGGCCGCCGCATCCTCCGACATGCTCGGCCCCCGCGGCACCCAATGCCGGTCGGCGATCCAGAACGGCCCGAACGCGTCGATGTAGTGCTGCTCGTCGAGAATCTGGTCGCGCCGGCCCACGTAGAACGCGGAGTGCGGCCGCGCCACCGGTACGGCGACGAACGACAAATACTGACCGCCGCCGAACCGCGACGCGCGCGCGAAAAAGT is a genomic window containing:
- a CDS encoding M20 family metallopeptidase, with amino-acid sequence MSPRPADADTTSLKTRALAALDAVAAEARELALRIHAHPELGFEERQAAAWVGEALERHGYTVRRGVADIETAIVARAAGRGPGPTVGLIAEYDALAGLGHACGHNLMAAGMMAAAAALRTVLPDLPGTIAYYGTPAEEGGGGKVLMLERGAFEGLDVALQYHAGADESVATGCLAVQGIDIAFTGKPAHAAAGPWNGVNALDAVILTFNGIGALRQQLKPDSRIHGIITDGGQAVNIIPERAAAKFGVRAPDGEYVRYLAERVEACARAAAEATGARVETSRGVFFDSFRYVPALAAVVRDNAAALGFEMRERFVGASTDLGNLSQAVPTVSYTLPTCPPGVGMHTREALEAGKAEIGLAGMLNDAKVMVMSAIDLLASPAVLEQVRSDFRGNSGRVSRA
- a CDS encoding tyrosine-type recombinase/integrase is translated as MPARRRLRSPVPSTHPLLLEWWTDLEGNGRSVNTRVAYVRDVGDFAAYVEGNLEGARPDDLLRFTRRMTEAGLATATRARRITGLRQFYEWLRRRQGRQFSVALDLRPPRRTKRVHRWWTEEQVARFRDAFEGDQPRVLRDRAMAELGLMGLRVSEVIRLDIERVIALADPDRAAIVVWRKGGKEQVLPLTADARAALARWVAVRPTVATTALFFRMPFQRRRARLHYASVEKIFKQYAARARVPIPDGIAFHHLRHTAGQQMANIGLGIEEAQRLLGHQSPVTTQVYYEVTDARLREAARRLRYDRPAPPVPRERGDRRPAVASRHK
- a CDS encoding Xaa-Pro peptidase family protein, which encodes MTPAPPFDVERLARLAREQQVDVVLASTRHNVRYLTGGYYLHFFARASRFGGGQYLSFVAVPVARPHSAFYVGRRDQILDEQHYIDAFGPFWIADRHWVPRGPSMSEDAAAVAARALRAGGHGAATVAIESSFLPADAYDALRRELPEATFVNAAPLLGELRAIKQPRELERLRDVHRLTAEVIRRAFYESTASDTTGEISAKIQRHVGERGAGFLYSLVNVGPGLLRAPSSEPWGRGRPMHLDVGAELDEYVADVARMGSVGAPPAEAAALFEVCVAAQTRVRAAVGPGVTCGEVWHTGTDAVKTGPAAEYGRLLVHGLGMVSHEPPVVAEDGPRRLEPGMVLSIETEVRHPDVGHIKIEDSVVVTRDGCEGLGDVDRDWCVVAGG
- a CDS encoding aspartate aminotransferase family protein, which translates into the protein MATTRELIAQDQRHLIHPLHHPSDHQNAVLIVEGRGAMLKDADGREYIDGLSSLWNVNIGHGRAELAEAAADQMRRLAFNSSYIGAANIPSIRLAERLVHLAYPSSSGVYFTTGGAESNESAFKTARFYWKVRGNPDKVKIISRVHGYHGVTMAAMSATGMAAFHKMFGPLVPNFVQIPAPYAYRWPTGGDVAAEAADALEQAIVREGPDTVAAFIAEPVQGAGGVIPPPPGYFQRVRAICNKYDVLFIADEVITGFGRTGRWFALGHWDVEPDIVSFAKGVTSAYLPLGGIILSERVHGTLLEAPADQKYMHAATYSGHPVCCAVGLANVGIMEREGLVERAAVIGRRLLAGLETLRDLAPVGDVRGLGLMCAVELVEDKKTKKPALGLGGRVVREARSRGLIARIRAGSADPAVGDTICVAPPLMTPEETIDRISAILRESVIAAAK